A single genomic interval of Halobacillus halophilus DSM 2266 harbors:
- a CDS encoding polysaccharide pyruvyl transferase family protein: MENVLLLDTSVGSLNKGDDIIMKCIKNHLKEITINDYLLTLPTHVTPFQWYQVLRNSNRVKIYKEAKYKFVGGTNLLTMNMLTHFPQWNINLLNYQPLKGSVLLGVGAGKGETMNRYTKILYKRVLSHEYIHSVRDERTKRFVEEIGLRAINTGCPTLWALDKEFCKTIPTGKSRSVIFTLTHHSKDYVKDQLLIDTLLTNYSKVHFWIQDKKDLGYLQLFKGIEHIHIVSPTLEAFEETLKEDVDYIGTRLHGGIFAMRHGKRSIIIGIDERARGMSETYNINMLDRIDMEKLEDKINSRFVTDINIKHKAIDQWLNQFRSITTNKKFEVDVI, translated from the coding sequence ATGGAAAACGTATTGTTACTTGATACGTCAGTCGGGTCTTTAAATAAAGGTGACGACATTATTATGAAATGTATCAAAAATCATTTGAAGGAAATAACAATTAACGATTATTTATTAACTCTTCCGACACATGTAACTCCTTTTCAGTGGTATCAGGTTCTTAGAAATTCAAATAGGGTTAAAATTTACAAAGAGGCTAAATACAAATTTGTAGGTGGCACGAATCTTTTGACGATGAATATGTTGACACATTTTCCTCAATGGAATATTAATCTATTAAATTACCAACCACTGAAAGGGAGCGTGCTTTTAGGTGTAGGAGCTGGTAAAGGTGAAACTATGAATAGGTACACGAAAATTCTATATAAGAGAGTCTTATCCCACGAATATATCCACAGTGTTAGAGATGAACGTACAAAAAGGTTTGTTGAAGAAATAGGTTTACGTGCAATAAATACAGGGTGTCCAACACTTTGGGCTTTGGATAAGGAATTCTGTAAAACCATCCCGACGGGGAAGTCAAGATCAGTAATCTTTACCTTAACTCATCATTCAAAAGATTATGTTAAAGATCAATTGTTAATTGATACGTTATTAACAAATTATTCGAAAGTACATTTTTGGATTCAAGACAAAAAAGATCTTGGCTATCTTCAATTATTTAAGGGTATAGAGCATATTCATATAGTTTCTCCAACACTAGAAGCTTTTGAAGAAACCTTAAAAGAAGATGTAGATTATATAGGGACCCGTTTGCATGGCGGTATTTTTGCAATGAGGCATGGGAAAAGGTCGATTATTATTGGAATAGACGAAAGGGCTCGTGGTATGAGTGAAACGTATAATATCAATATGTTAGATAGAATAGATATGGAAAAGTTAGAAGATAAAATAAACTCCAGGTTTGTTACAGATATTAATATTAAGCATAAAGCCATAGATCAATGGTTAAATCAATTTCGCAGTATCACAACAAATAAAAAGTTTGAGGTGGATGTCATTTGA
- a CDS encoding lipopolysaccharide biosynthesis protein, giving the protein MRIQNSLRNMFFGVAGQLITIMMGFIVRTVFIYTLGIEYVGIEGLFTSILLMLSLANLGFDTAMIYSLYKPLAEGEKYKIQALMNLYKKAYRIVGFVVLAIGLFLLPFLPYLINGKGPVENIQTIYILFLLQSAASYFFIYKQSILIADQRNHIVSKIHSAFIIISNSLQILLLVFVGSYILVLVTQLSFRVFENMYIAKKVDRLYPYLRGMNKAVLYGDEKKRLFQDLYSLFLYKISGAVINGTDNILISMFIGITVVGIYSNYLLLLSTLTTLLSYIFYSLTASVGNLIVQNNREKKYHIFRVIRFSNFWVYGLCSICLWVLLDPFISLWIGEQYLLGSIVVGIIILNFYTTGMQGASTTYRETTGLFKKGKYRPIIAAGLNLALSLILVRVIGLTGIFLGTIFSRLMVYFWYDPYIIYKYVFNRPLKEHFIKYVSYTFVVAGAGLITKLAANQIQTNHQTLTLLLMGMLCLTIPNLIFYLFFRNSKEFNYLSSVLRNLYQNKFLKTYSKKYHIQNEKS; this is encoded by the coding sequence ATGAGAATACAAAATTCATTGAGAAATATGTTTTTTGGTGTGGCAGGACAATTGATTACTATTATGATGGGGTTTATTGTAAGAACCGTATTTATATACACCCTTGGTATTGAATATGTTGGCATTGAGGGATTATTTACCAGCATTTTATTGATGCTGTCTCTAGCTAACCTTGGGTTTGATACAGCAATGATCTATAGTTTGTACAAGCCACTTGCAGAAGGTGAAAAATATAAGATTCAAGCATTAATGAATTTATACAAGAAAGCCTACCGTATTGTGGGCTTCGTTGTGTTAGCTATAGGGTTGTTCTTATTACCTTTTTTACCCTATCTAATTAATGGAAAAGGTCCGGTAGAAAATATTCAGACCATTTATATTCTCTTTTTACTTCAATCAGCTGCTTCCTACTTTTTCATTTATAAGCAATCCATATTAATAGCTGATCAAAGAAATCATATTGTTTCTAAGATTCATAGTGCTTTTATTATCATTTCAAATTCACTGCAAATCCTATTACTAGTATTCGTGGGCAGTTATATACTGGTTTTAGTTACTCAACTTTCTTTTAGAGTTTTTGAGAATATGTATATAGCGAAAAAGGTTGATCGTTTATATCCCTATCTAAGAGGAATGAATAAAGCAGTATTATATGGGGATGAAAAGAAGAGGCTTTTTCAAGATTTATACTCCCTATTTCTATATAAGATCAGTGGTGCAGTCATAAACGGCACAGATAATATCTTAATTTCTATGTTTATAGGAATTACAGTTGTTGGTATCTATTCTAATTACTTGTTATTGCTATCAACCTTAACAACATTATTAAGTTATATCTTTTATTCTTTAACGGCAAGCGTGGGTAATTTAATTGTTCAAAATAATAGAGAAAAGAAATACCATATATTTCGTGTTATTCGCTTCTCAAACTTCTGGGTCTACGGATTATGTTCTATATGTTTATGGGTGTTATTAGACCCTTTTATATCCTTATGGATAGGAGAACAATACTTGCTTGGGAGTATAGTAGTAGGGATTATTATCCTGAATTTTTATACTACAGGAATGCAAGGTGCTTCAACCACATATCGGGAAACCACTGGGTTGTTTAAAAAAGGCAAATATAGGCCCATCATTGCTGCTGGGCTCAACTTAGCTCTTTCATTGATTTTAGTAAGAGTTATTGGGCTAACTGGTATCTTTTTAGGTACTATATTTAGTCGCTTAATGGTTTATTTTTGGTATGACCCGTATATTATTTATAAATACGTTTTTAATAGACCTTTAAAAGAACATTTTATTAAGTACGTTTCTTATACTTTTGTTGTTGCAGGGGCAGGATTAATTACAAAATTAGCTGCCAATCAAATTCAAACAAATCATCAAACCTTGACTTTATTGTTGATGGGTATGCTCTGTCTTACCATACCTAATTTAATCTTTTACTTGTTTTTTAGAAATAGTAAGGAATTTAATTACTTGTCTAGTGTACTGAGAAATTTATACCAGAATAAGTTCTTAAAGACATATTCAAAAAAATACCATATACAAAATGAAAAAAGTTAA